Genomic segment of Nothobranchius furzeri strain GRZ-AD chromosome 12, NfurGRZ-RIMD1, whole genome shotgun sequence:
agctgagcgaggatacacgggaggtgtcttgcagcctagccttggtcaaaaattacccacaatacaccacggtattttcaaaaggacggcagatcagaaggcggtagctacttcagggacaattttcaagtttaaaagtaagtaagtttagatccaaagaagttatctgttgctggttagttgcttagtagttgcagcttcggtggctagcgggtagtaactcacttatatttttaattcaaTAAACATATACAGAATTTAGAAAGTGAAAGGCTCGTTATAGATAtaaattgaaactaatacatataaaatataacgttgtctcccgtgtcacttacgttacgtgaccgccgtggaagccactgtcacatgatgcaagtctgttccatttaaccattttctttgaccaaggaaggacagtgaaaGCAAGgctcctggcctcgcaaggcgacttgacattgagaaacacctaaaGACTGGGTGACAcgagagataacgttatattttatatgtattagtttcaatataaatatataacgagtcttttactttttaaattgtgtatatgtttattaaattaaaaatataagcgagttactacctgctagccaccgaagctgcaactaaaaagcaactaaccaacaatagataacttctttgtatctaaaaaaaaaacattctaaatcagctgacttacttttaaacttgaaaattgtccccgaagtagctgccggcttctgatccaccatctttttgaaaataccgcagtgtattctgggcAATTTTtgaaaggctaggctacaagacacctcccgtgtgtccttgctcagctagctaaacggctaacaaacggagaacacacgcctcggtagaatatgaacattggaaccgattggaacacgtcttggagctcctgatgacgtatctcctaggcaaccggggcggggcaagacatcaaggcaaggttccttgacattgagaaacaccctttgttTGCAATCTGTCACCTCACCTCCATACTTCCTgattccagagccaatcatatttgagcCAGCAGGGTTGCCATGTCTGCGCTGGCAAAAGTTCCTGAGCTGGCATTTGTAATTTAATACTAGCCAGCAGCGAGGAGCAGAGTTGTTTAAAAGAAcctaagccagtaaacaggagtgaacCAGATATTATTTCTTGTACCACTAAAAAGCTACTGcatcttttgttttactctaatattgggtgaagaaggctagaggctaacattgagctagcaatgctaacagtgaattggaaacaaatagttggctctaaaatcATCTCAAGCTTCTTTATCATTTACCAACAACTggacattacagtgaaatgtatttaccaACTTACAGAGTTTGACTCGTCttcactcgtcatctagaatcttctggttctGATGCGTAACTGGGGACAGCTGCTCAGAGCGGACTTGTATGTTTTGATACATGGACAGCAGTAtccacatttgaccacaagatgtcagtcttacttcatgcacctttagggGAGTGAAAGGGAAAAGAATGACCGATTTCATGTTAGTGAGCCTAATCTGTTCACATATATACTTTATATCAcgttatattgatatattaatcaTTTGAGATGAGGTTACTACCCATGTAGCATTTGGAAATGATTGATTAGTATTTAATATTGTACTTTATTACTGCATTAAAAGTATCCACCTGTATCAAAGGGAGTTTTAAGTGTAAAACATGAACTACTTAAAATGAACTATTAAGGCACATTGAATGTACAGgacatattctatataaataaaacCACCATTACAGACGTGAGTCAGTATTTGACGAGAAACTGACcagttttgcctttttcttgttcttaattaatgcataataaacaCTTAATGATTTCAAAAGTGTTACAGATTAATTACATATCTTTAGACTATTAGACATTAATTagaggagccttattgtaaagtggaaTTGTAATTTCTCTTTTCTTCTCATCATTAAGCCTTTTGGCCTGATGTGCATCCAGCTGGCTTGCTACCACGGCCTGAAGGTCCTGACGACGTCACACTCACAACAGCAGCACACCTTCCTGGAGCAGCTCCGGCCCAGCGTAGGTTTGTAGAACCACACACAACTCCTTGTGATGCTGTTTCTTCTTTTGATGAATAGCTCTTCTGTTTTTTCATGCTCTATCTTCGTCTTTTATCTGTACCTGCCTCCTCACACCTCAAACCTTCCTCAGGCGTTCAGGATCCTTTAGTAGGTGAGATCTCCCTCTTTCCAGCTGATGCGTGCTTGTGTTTGCATCATGACTGATctctaaaccaccaaatagttcccgagcgcggccatgTCTGCAACTTACTgctcccggggggggggggggggggggggggggtccaaatgCATAGAAcagatttcaccagtgtgtgatgggaCTTTGTCTAATCAGACACGAAATGCTGCTGCCACCTTGTGGAAAACATGTCAAGGTGCATGCTCCTGTCAGGTTTTGATGATGACCTGTTAGAAGAGACCTACTTGACCTCTGactgtgttgtttttgtgcatgaagTCAGAGTTATTCCAGTTCATGATGGCTCATCGGATCTGCTGTCAGCCGTTCTGGAGGAAACGGGCGGGCTGGGAGTGGACATCGTCATCGATTCTGGAGGTAAAAGCCCTTCTGATGATCAGGATGTAGGCAGTCTTATGGGAAGTGAGCATTAGTTGAGACTCATTCACACCGAGTAATTTTTATATAACATTTACTTCCTCAAACGGAAGCCATCTTAGATTAGAGTGAACTGGAAGGCTGCAGGTGATTCACGTTCAAGGACCAGCTGGAAAAATTTGTTTCCACAAAACTGAATGTTTTTATTTCTCTCTGTGAGAAGTTAGTCTGCAggaaaaggaggaagaggagaaattGCTCCCACATAAACATGACATCATCAGCGTACTGGGAGTGGGCGGGCACTGGGTCACCTCCCACCAGGACCTGCAGGTGAGTGGTATCAGAcgactttatgcagatgacatcacaATAGGTCAGACAGAACGCTGTTCCCATGGGTTTAAATGCTGGTCTCATCATCAGCTGGATCCTCCTGACTGCAGACTGCTTCATTTAAAATCAGCCTCCGTGTCTTTCCTCAACCCTGAGGTCTGGACCGCTTCGTCGGCTCAGCAGGGACGATACCTCCGTATCCTGAACTCGGTGTCTTTTCCAGAGCACATTGCCTTTTAAGGATTTCTTGGTCCTGAACGGCTGTTTTCAGACATTCTGAAGGACGTTGTGGAGAAGATGTCTGCTGGAGTCCTCAGGTAAGCCACACACAACAGTTACAGCCTCAAAACCTTTTAGTGTCCTAAAGCCACGACTTTTCTTcagtaaaaattaacattttattttcataTCCTTGTTAGCCTCTGAGCTGTGTACCTAGGACCTCGTCTTACTGAACTAATCTGTCTCTGCAGGCCTCAGCTCCAGGAAGTAATTCCTCTTTAT
This window contains:
- the cryzl1 gene encoding quinone oxidoreductase-like protein 1 isoform X1, translating into MKGLYCRAAVSDTESKFVIQETTLPDVIGSHQVRIRVKACGLSPLDLKLLRDVGIQKDLIPVGRVVAGVVLQVDPSVTFFRPEDEVVGILPLDSSCSGLCEIIDVDEYLLVQKPQKLSSTCVAGALRDGLCAYTALHTHAHMAAGHTLLVMDGASPFGLMCIQLACYHGLKVLTTSHSQQQHTFLEQLRPSVGVQDPLVVRVIPVHDGSSDLLSAVLEETGGLGVDIVIDSGEVSLQEKEEEEKLLPHKHDIISVLGVGGHWVTSHQDLQLDPPDCRLLHLKSASVSFLNPEVWTASSAQQGRYLHILKDVVEKMSAGVLRPQLQEVIPLYEATVAMETVQLHPKKKAVVQL